A window of the Arachis duranensis cultivar V14167 chromosome 5, aradu.V14167.gnm2.J7QH, whole genome shotgun sequence genome harbors these coding sequences:
- the LOC107487004 gene encoding F-box protein At3g60790-like, with protein MASETKIMRKEEDETALHAPSDRLSYLPNELLTMVISSLSVAEAARTSTLAKSWQGLWRYAERLDFDETAMPRPSILPEKRQIGTGSLYSTVIGMVFNSYVGDLTSVSFKHFPRSIAVGELDFWVDFVLNKFKKINSLNLKCEHLVPEPEPPFFPMGSKTVKLNFSHMNFSNLNSLELTNYKMTTSTPEALNGCGWKLKILKLKNMRMSDDVINGVLRKCLGLESLSIVESKGFKTLEINNPWLKFLELGWLIVNKVDLSVERLETLVVDSLMCPPTGLKIYTVNLRILHLSCNSIAQRMRIRHSYNQPLLKTQDIF; from the coding sequence ATGGCAAGCGAAACTAAAATcatgagaaaagaagaagatgaaactGCCCTTCATGCACCATCAGACAGGCTCAGCTACCTACCAAACGAGCTGTTGACTATGGTCATCTCTTCCCTCTCTGTCGCCGAAGCCGCAAGGACAAGCACCCTGGCAAAATCATGGCAGGGATTGTGGAGGTACGCCGAACGCCTCGACTTCGATGAAACTGCCATGCCAAGACCTTCCATATTGCCTGAGAAAAGACAAATTGGTACTGGTAGCCTATATAGCACCGTCATAGGTATGGTCTTTAATAGCTATGTTGGTGATTTAACAAGTGTTAGCTTCAAACACTTTCCTAGGAGCATTGCCGTTGGCGAATTGGACTTTTGGGTTGACTTTGTTCTGaataaattcaaaaagataaattcTTTGAATTTAAAATGTGAGCATTTGGTTCCAGAACCTGAACCCCCGTTTTTTCCTATGGGGTCTAAAACAGTcaaacttaatttcagccaTATGAATTTTTCAAACTTGAATTCGTTAGAGTTGACCAATTACAAGATGACTACGTCAACGCCAGAAGCTTTGAATGGGTGTGGCTGGAAATTGAAAATCCTAAAGTTGAAGAACATGCGTATGAGCGATGACGTCATCAATGGTGTTTTGCGCAAATGTTTGGGTTTGGAGAGTTTGAGTATTGTTGAGTCAAAGGGGTTTAAGACACTTGAGATCAACAATCCATGGCTTAAGTTCTTGGAGCTTGGATGGTTGATTGTGAATAAGGTTGATCTCAGTGTTGAGAGACTTGAAACCTTGGTTGTTGATTCTTTAATGTGTCCACCAACGGGTTTGAAAATCTATACAGTTAACCTGAGGATTTTACACCTTTCTTGCAACTCAATTGCCCAGAGAATGCGTATCCGGCATTCATATAACCAACCTCTTTTGAAAACgcaagatattttttaa
- the LOC127747429 gene encoding uncharacterized protein LOC127747429 → MLLLTPNDIRHKQFQTNRRKSFSVSSSQVGRIAADVEDVKRLHHILMLPASVLVLHTACFGFLSLSPPIRPYAISSWRCDFNLQVIPLPSGNFLLTEFIGSHASSQREHQMIEDSAE, encoded by the exons ATGTTATTATTGACCCCCAACGATATCAGGCATAAGCAGTTCCAGACAAATAGAAGAAAATCATTCTCAGTCTCATCTTCTCAG GTTGGTAGAATTGCTGCTGATGTCGAGGATGTGAAGAGACTTCATCACATACTGATGTTACCTGCTTCAGTTTTAGTGCTTCATACAGCATGCTTCGGATTTCTCTCATTGAGTCCTCCAATCCGCCCATACGCGATATCGTCATGGAGATGTGACTTCAACCTCCAGGTGATTCCATTGCCGAGCGGCAATTTCTTGCTGACAGAGTTCATCGGAAGTCATGCTTCCTCTCAACGAGAGCACCAAATGATAGAGGATAGTGCAGAATAA
- the LOC107487121 gene encoding protein PAM68, chloroplastic yields MASSSTPTTFSTPQFLHQQVRSNNKLWTLSKVNNFNGNMKPHDCYIHKSRFQHLSPINATLKGPKGFGASSNKKKKKTKNPRKENYGDNEEEEEYQEEEEREEGVIPEVVTNRMISRMGFSVGIPLGIGLLFFPFFYYLKVGLKIDVPTWVPFIVSFFFFGSALLGVSYGIVSSSWDPLREGSLLGWNEAQKNWPVFWQSLKGGGGEGSRKN; encoded by the exons ATGGCTTCATCTTCAACTCCCACCACCTTTTCCACTCCTCAATTTCTTCATCag CAAGTTAGGAGTAATAACAAGTTATGGACACTCTCCAAAGTCAATAATTTCAATGGAAACATGAAGCCTCATGATTGCTATATTCATAAATCGAGATTTCAACACCTTTCACCTATAAATGCAACCTTGAAGGGCCCTAAGGGGTTCGGAGcctcttcaaacaagaagaagaaaaagaccaAAAACCCAAGAAAGGAGAACTATGGTGAtaatgaagaggaagaagaataccaagaagaagaggagagagaggaaggTGTGATTCCTGAAGTGGTAACCAATAGAATGATATCAAGAATGGGATTCTCAGTGGGTATCCCACTTGGAATTGGGCTTTTGTTCTTCCCATTCTTTTACTATCTCAAAGTTGGGCTCAAGATTGATGTGCCCACTTGGGTGCCTTTCATTgtctcattctttttctttgggTCTGCATTGTTGGGGGTTAGTTATGGGATTGTGTCCTCAAGTTGGGATCCATTGAGGGAAGGCTCTCTTTTGGGCTGGAATGAGGCCCAAAAGAATTGGCCTGTCTTTTGGCAATCACttaaaggaggaggaggagaagggtCTAGGAAGAATTAA
- the LOC107487122 gene encoding histone-lysine N-methyltransferase ASHR2, translating to MADSMLRVEHIAGKGRGLVASQALKAGQVILTEPPLILYSSSPLTSSSSYCDHCFRTLPTTLLSCPSCLNHHFCSNKCLSTSLNSSHSSTVCQALLSLQRSPLLQQHHQVQARFVAALHNLAVSEINTLLSLHGTPDDSILQDANFLHDLISPLFPNNKLSVDLVAQALAKDRINSFCLMEPYNPNGPQRSIKAYGIYPKATMFNHDCVPNACRFDYMNTTYTNSNTNDIVIRLIKDVDEGEEICTSYFRIGRDYATRKKILMEDYGFVCRCERCKVEASWSNNDENEDHDHVPHVRFLKKHVCNIKNCGGTLAPLPPKHDAPFNNNVLEFNFCGNFKIGDDDHDVI from the coding sequence ATGGCAGATTCAATGTTGAGGGTGGAGCATATTGCAGGAAAAGGAAGAGGCCTTGTAGCCTCACAAGCTCTCAAAGCTGGCCAAGTTATCCTCACTGAACCCCCTCTCATTCTCTATTCTTCTTCCCctcttacttcttcttcttcttactgTGATCACTGCTTCAGAACCCTACCTACTACTCTTCTTTCATGTCCTTCTTGTCTCAACCACCATTTCTGCAGCAACAAGTGCCTCTCTACTTCCCTCAATTCCTCTCATTCCTCCACTGTTTGCCAAGCACTCTTATCACTTCAACGTTCACCACTGCTTCAACAACACCATCAAGTGCAAGCGCGTTTTGTTGCTGCTCTTCACAACCTTGCAGTTTCTGAGATCAACACTTTGCTTTCTCTACATGGCACCCCAGATGATTCTATCCTTCAAGATGCAAACTTTCTTCATGATCTAATCTCACCCCTTTTTCCTAACAACAAGCTTAGTGTTGATCTTGTTGCTCAGGCTCTAGCAAAGGACAGGATCAATTCCTTCTGCTTGATGGAGCCTTATAACCCTAATGGACCTCAGAGATCAATTAAGGCATATGGGATATACCCAAAAGCCACAATGTTTAACCATGATTGTGTTCCCAATGCTTGCAGGTTTGATTATATGAACACTACTTATACTAATTCTAATACTAATGACATTGTTATTAGGTTGATTAAGGATGTTGATGAAGGAGAAGAGATTTGCACAAGCTATTTTAGGATTGGGAGGGATTATGCTACAAGGAAGAAGATCTTGATGGAGGATTATGGGTTTGTTTGTAGGTGTGAGAGGTGCAAGGTTGAAGCAAGTTGGAGTAATAATGATGAGAATGAAGATCATGATCATGTGCCACATGTAAGGTTTCTTAAGAAGCATGTTTGTAATATCAAGAATTGTGGTGGCACTTTGGCACCTCTTCCTCCAAAACATGATGCACCGTTTAATAATAATGTTcttgagtttaatttttgtgGCAATTTCAAAATcggtgatgatgatcatgatgtTATATAA
- the LOC107487123 gene encoding growth-regulating factor 3 (The sequence of the model RefSeq protein was modified relative to this genomic sequence to represent the inferred CDS: added 100 bases not found in genome assembly), with amino-acid sequence MSVPPPHPPLPTAASMTWQAAPFTVAQWQELEHQALIFKYLKAGLTVPPDLLVPIRRSLQLMSQKLSHHYPSLGFYGKKIDPEPGRCRRTDGKKWRCSREAHPDSKYCDRHMIRRRYRSRKPVESSTSSQQQSHSSAAASAATAASTTTTTTTTAAASAASTGGGGGGGGGASGSGGAFHTLPLHTNGTREGFTLGSSNSSSLQNLHMDHPLSLPSEVSKKEYRFALNSDVDEHNFLQKDLGTVRYQGYDFTSDGLWSMPHIPSNTVSESRTGSTMVGDCFQQQTIRDADLLNLNASGSKELVFGSQLSPSSSGSLKQEYQSPQSLFTDWHWKKDLGSDAIYRPHKDFNSDANVDCNGSL; translated from the exons AAGCCCTCATCTTCAAGTACCTCAAAGCAGGACTCACCGTTCCACCGGACCTCCTCGTACCTATTCGGAGGAGCCTCCAGTTGATGTCTCAGAAGCTCTCACATCACTACCCATCTC TGGGGTTTTATGGGAAGAAGATAGATCCGGAGCCAGGGAGGTGCAGGAGGACCGATGGGAAGAAATGGAGGTGCTCCAGGGAAGCACACCCTGACTCTAAGTACTGCGACCGCCACATGATACGGCGTCGTTACCGTTCAAGAAAGCCTGTGGAATCATCAACTTCATCTCAGCAACAATCTCACtcttctgctgctgcttctgCTGCTACTGCTGCTTCTACTACCACCACCACTACTACTACTGCTGCTGCTTCTGCTGCTAGtactggtggtggtggtggtggtggtggtggtgcttCTGGTTCCGGTGGAGCCTTCCACACACTCCCTTTGCACACCAATGGTACCCGTGAAGGTTTCACCCTTGGGAGCAGCAATAGTAGCAGCTTGCAAAACTTGCACATGGACCACCCTTTGTCACTTCCCAGTGAGGTTAGCAAGAAGGAGTACAG GTTTGCACTGAACTCCGATGTAGACGAGCACAACTTCTTGCAGAAAGATCTGGGAACTGTGAGATATCAAGGTTATGACTTCACCTCAGATGGCCTGTGGTCCATGCCCCACATCCCATCAAACACTGTTTCAGAATCAAGAACTGGTTCTACCATGGTTGGAGACTGCTTCCAACAGCAAACAATTCGCGATGCTGATCTCTTAAACCTCAATGCTTCAGGGTCGAAGGAGCTCGTCTTTGGTAGCCAATTGAGTCCGTCGTCGTCTGGGTCTTTGAAACAGGAATATCAGTCCCCGCAGTCACTCTTCACTGACTGGCACTGGAAGAAGGATTTAGGCTCTGACGCCATTTATCGGCCCCACAAAGATTTCAATTCAGATGCAAATGTTGATTGCAATGGTTCTTTGTAA